The Polyangium mundeleinium genome contains the following window.
GTATTCCGTCTGCACCGAGGCCAGCGGATGGACCGCGTGCCCGCGCCGGAGCGTCGCCGCGCTCGCCTCCGAGAGGCCGATGGCCCGCACCTTGCCCGCCTTCACGAGGTCCGCCATCGCGCCCACGCTCTCCTCGATGGGCGTTTTGGGATCCACGCGGTGGAGCTGATACAGATCGATCACGTCGACGCGGAGGCGCCGGAGGCTCGCGTCGCACGAGTTCCGGATGTACGCGGGCGTGCCGTTGACGCCGCGCACGCGCGTGTCGTTCGGATCACGCACGATCCCGCATTTCGTCGCGAGGACGACCTCGCCTCTTCGGCCCGCGATGGCGCGGCCGACGAGCTCTTCATTCGTGAATGGGCCATACATGTCCGCGGTGTCGAGCAGGTTGACGCCGAGATCGAGCGCGCGGTGAATCGTGGCAATTGACTCGGCTTCGTCGCGCGGGCCGTAAAAATCGCTCATGCCCATGCAGCCGAGGCCGAGGGCAGAGACCGTGAGGGGACCGAGCTTACGCGTGTGCATGAGGGCTCCTTCTTGTCGCGCCGCATGGTAGCGCCCGCGCCGCATGCGCACCATCCCTCGGGGCCCCGTGGTCCCGGCTGGTTTCTTGCTTCTCGGCTGTGCCACGCAAACCAGCTGCACGGCTTTATTTCCAGCTCACCTCGTAACGGCACCGCGGGGCGCCGGTTTTTCGGCAGACCGAGGGCTCGATGTGCGTGACGAGCGCGGTGCGCTCGAACCGCCGCGCCCAGGCTTGCATGAGCCCGCGATCGAAATCGCAAGGGTAAGGCACGTCCACTTCCATGACGGCGCGGTGTCGCGAGATGGAGAGGCACCGGTAATGACCGATGCCTTCGCGCATCGTACCCGTCTGCGGGTCGAACATGGGGACGCCGTCCTCCAGGTGATTGAAATGGTATGCGGCGTCGAACATCTGCATCGCCGTGACGATGTCGGTCACGCCTGGCGGGCTCTCGGCGTACTTCATGCCCGCGACGCCCATCTCGAAGGCCTTCTGTGGACCGATGAGCGCACACAGCTCGTTCTCCGCCCGGACGAGCTTGTCGATAGGGCACGTCTCGTGGAACTCGAACTCACCGCTCGGCCCTACGCGGCCGAGCCCGTACCTCGTATAGACGGTGCGCGGAGCGTCGACCGCTTTGAACGCGTCGAGATGGCCTCGCAAGGTGAGCCCGGTAATGGTGAATTTCGAGAGCATACCGGTGAGCATAAAGGGAGGGTTCCCTGAAAACCAGGGCGGGCGCCCTTCGGCCGGATTAGAGCCGCGAGGCGCGCACGGCCGGGGGCCCCTCGTCGAGCAGCTCCTGCAGCTTGTGCACCTCGACCGGTTTGACGAGGTGCACGTCGAACCCGGCGGCCAGCGCGGAGGTGCGTTGCTCGGGTGATCCATACCCCGTCAGCGCCACGAGCCAGAGGCCTCTTCCGCGGGGATCGGCGCGCAGCCGCCGCACCACCTCGAACCCGTCGATGCCCGGCAGGCCGATGTCGATGAGCGTCACGTCCGGCAGGAGCTCGAGCACTTTGCCGACGCCCACGATTCCATCCGAGGCGGCGTGGACCTCGTGGCCCCACATCTCGCAGAGATTGCCGAGCGCCTGCTGCGCGTCGACGTTGTCCTCCACGATGCAGACGCGCCGCCGGCGGAGCTCGGTGGTTCCTCGCTGCGACGCGCGTTCGCCCGCCTCGGCGACCCCGAGCAGCGGCAAGCGCACCTCGAACTCGGCGCCGTGCCCGATGCCCTCGCTGCGCGCCTCCACCTGGCCGCTGTGCAGCTCGACGAGCGTGCGCACGAGCGTGAGGCCGATCCCGAGGCCGCCACGCGAGCGCGCGAGCGTCACGCTGGCCTGCGCGAAGAGGCCGAAGATCATGGGAAGCGCGTCGGCCGCGATGCCGACGCCGTCGTCGCGCACCGTGACGCGCGCGAACGTGGCGCCGCCGGATGTGATCGGATCGAGGCGCATGCGGATGTGACCGCCGACGTCGGTGTACTTGCTCGCGTTGTCGAGCAGGTTCGTGAAGATCTGTTCGAGGCGCGTGATGTCGCCGCGGATCTGCACGGGCACGTCCGGCAGCGCGAGCGTGAGCGTCTGGCCGCGCGCGTTAGTGCTGCGCTCGCGTGTCGTGAGCACCACACGCGCGAGCAGGCTCTTCAGATCCACCGGCCCGAGGCGCAGGTCGATCTTGCCCTGCGTGACGCGCGAGACGTCGAGCAGATCGTCGACGAGCCGCGCGAGGTGCACGGTCTGACGTCGCAGGACCTCGCGGGCGCGGCGCTCGCCCTTGTTCACGGCGTCGCGTTGTTCGAGCAGCGGCAGCGACGCGGTGATGGCCGCGAGCGGGTTGCGGAGCTCGTGCGCCAGCATGGCGAGGAACTCGTCCTTGCGACGGTCTGCCTCGGCCAGGCGATCGGCGCGCGCGCGGAGCTCACGCTCGGCCTGCGCGAGCCGCAGGAGCGAGCGCACGGTGGCCACGAGCTCGGTGGCCTCGAAGGGCTGCGTCAAATAACCGTCGGCTCCGATGTCGAGCCCCTGCACCTTCTTGTCGAGCGAGACGAACGTCGCCGACGTGTGCAGGATCTTCACGCCCGCGGTGTCTGGGTTTGCCTTGATGCGCCGGCAGACTTCGAAGCCGTCGATGTCGGGCAGCTTGACGTCGAGCACCACCACGTCGGGCGGAGCGCGGTGGATCATCTCGAGCGCGTCCATGCCGCTCGACGCTTCGACGACGTCGAGGCCGGCCCTGCGGAGCATCGTCGTGCCGAGATAACGCGCGACCTCGTTGTCGTTCACGTTGAGGATCTTGCCCCCATGCTCCCGCGCCTTGCCGTTGTTCCGTTGCATGCGTCCCGTCACTCCGTGCTCGATGAGGTGCCCACACCTGCTTTCCGCAAGGCGTCGCGAATGCGGTGGATGGCGAGTTCGCGCGAGAGGCTGTCCTTCGAGAGGATCGCCTCGGTCTCGGCCACGAGCCGCTCGCGTTCGGAGGGCTCGAGCACGTGGGACGTGACGATCACCACGGGGATGCTCCGCGTGCGCGGGTCGGCCTTGAGGTCGTCGAGGACGTCGAACGCGGTGACGTCCTTCAGCAGGAAGTCGAGGAGGATGACCTCGGGACGGAGCTTTTGGGCGAGCTCCACGCCTTCGGGCCCGGTGCGCGCGTCGATGAGCTCGTAGGGCGTCTTTTCGAGCAGCTTGCGCATGAGGTACCGGGCTCGCTCGTCGTCGTCGATGACGAGCAGCCGCGCCGGCGTGCCGGGCCGCGCCACGCTCTTCAGCTTGCGGAGCAGGTGATCCTGATCGACGGGCTTGAGCCAGAACTCGTCGGCGCCGAGCGCGCGCGCGCGTTGCTCCTTGTTGATGACGGTGACGACGAGCACGGGGATCTCGCGCGTCTCCGGGCTCTGCTTCACCTCGGCCAGGAAATCCCAGGTGGCCTCGCCTTCGAGCATGATGTCGAGCACGATCGCCGCAGGGCGGAACGTGCCGAGCTGTTTGCGCGCGTCGTCGACGGTGCGCGCGGGCACGACCTGAAAGCCCGCGAGCGAGAGGAACTTCTCGTAGATGAACATCGTCTTGCGATCGTCCTCGACGATGAGCACTGGCGAGCGCGAGGGATCGAGCGGGCGCGCGGCGAGCGTCGCGAGTTCGCGGACCTCGGGGTGCGTGGCGGGGATCGTGAGGGTGAAGGTGGATCCTTCGCCGAGTTTGCTCTCGACCGTGAGCGTCCCGCCGAGCAGCTCCGCCAGGCGCCGCGAGAGGGCGAGGCCGAGGCCGATGCCCTTGTGCTTGCGCTGGACGGGTCCGTCGATCTGCCCGAACTCCTCGAAGACGCGATCGAAGTGCTCGGCCGCGATCCCGATGCCCGTGTCCTGCACGCGGAAGACCACCTCGTCGCCGCGACGTACGGCGCTCGCCACGACACGGCCCTGCTCGGTGAACTTGAGCGCGTTCGTGATGAGGTTGCGGAGAATCTGAGCGACCTTGCCCCGATCGGTCTCGAGCGTGATGTTGCCCTCGGGCAGCTCGAAGAGGAGATCCACGCCGGGGTGCGAGGGCAGGAGAGGCCGGAGCATGCCGCGCAGCGAGGCGAAGAAGTCGGAGACGGTGAAGAGGTCCGCGCGCAGCGTGAGCTTGCCAGCCTCGGCCTTGGAGAGATCGAGGACGTCGTTGACGAGCTGCGAGAGCTCTTCGGCCGAGGTGCGGATGAAGCGGATCTGTTTCTGCTGCTCCTCGCTGAGCGGGCCATCCGTGCCGTCGAGCAGAAGCTGGGACAGACCCAGGATCGAGTGCAGCGGCGTGCGGAACTCGTGGCTCACGTTGGCGAGGACGCGACGGCGGACCTCGGAGGTGCGGCGGAGTGCGTCGGCCTTCTCTTCGATCTCGGCGTGGAGCGTGACAACGCCGCGGTTCGACTCGTCGAGCTCGCGGTTCGTGCGGGTGAGCTCCGCGTGTTGTTGCTCGATCTCGCGTTGTTGCCGCACGACCTCGCGGTTCAGGTTCACGATCTCGGTGAGGGCGCGGCTGAGCTGCTCGATCGCGCCGCCGTAGCCCTCCGGGTACACGAAGCCGAAGAGCTCGACGCCGCCCTCGCCGTTCGGGCGCGCGCTGAATGACACGGTGGCGGGCTTGCCGTGGCAGAGGAGCGCGAGCTCCCAGCCGCGGATTTCACTCCCCACCGCGCGCGTGAGCAGCGCTTGGGTTTTTTCTTCGGTGCCGGGCACGGCGAGCGTGGTCAACGCGGCGCCGGGCTGCGCGCCGAGGAGGTTTCGCGCGCGCACGTCGGCCCACTGGATGACCCCGAGCGCGTCGCATGCGAGCGCGAGCTCACGGCTCTCGGAGAGCCAGCGCGCGTCCGTTCGTTCGTTCATGCCGTCCCTCCGAGGGCCAGGTGCCGCACGTGGGACGCCGGGCGTGCGACCAGCCGGCCCGCGACCTCGATGAGCTCGCGGGCGTCGCGGGCGAATTCGTCGGCGCCGAGCTCCCCCGCGGGATCGGCGAGCGTACTGCACGCGGCGCCGCCGACGAGGATGGGCAGCGCGTCGCCGAAGTCGGACCGCAGCCGCGCCACGGTCATGCGCAGCGAGTGGAGGTTGAAGCTCATCGTGGCCGAGAGCGCGACGAGGTCGGGGCGCTCCCTGTGGATCATGGACACGAGCGATTCGGTGGGGACGTCGGCGCCGAGGAATCGAACCTCGTAGCCCGCGAGGTCGAGGGCGTCGGCGGCGAGGCGCGCGGGGAAATCGTGGTGCTCGCCCTCGACGCAGCCGAAGACGACGAGCTTGCCGATGAGCGGTGAGGCAGGCGAGAGCCGGTAGAGGTGCGCGAGAACGACCTGCGCGACCGCGGTCGCGAGGTGCTCGTCGGCCACGCTGATCCGGTTGTCCTGCCAGAGCAGCCCGATCTCGCGCTGGGCGGCCTCGAGGACGTGCTGGGACAGCTCCGCGGCCGGCGCGCCGCGCCCGACGCCTTCTTCCATCACCAGGCGCAATGCTTCACGCCGATCGCCTGCGAGCTGAGCTTTGACGAATTGCGCACACAGATCGTCGAGGTCCATGGGGCTTCGGAGGTGTTGCACGGAGGACGCCCGCGGCAGGGTCGAATGGCAGGCCCATCCGTCGATTTGCAACCCCTCGCCCTCGTGCGCTTTGCCCTCGGAAAACATGGATTCGCTTCTTGCTAGAGCCTCGTCACGATCGGGAGATGGGAATTGGTTCCAATGGCCTCCGGGAGCCGGCCGATCGCGGGTTTCGTCTGTCGTGAGGAGCCATGACCAGAACGGGAATGATTCTTTGCATCCCGAGCCCGCCCGTGTGGCATTGATTTCTGCGTCGGGATGACCCGTAGGGACACACCTGAGTATAAGTAGTTGGTGGACTGGCAAGCATGCAAACGGGGCAAACCTGGCCATGGCGAGCATTCGCGCTGTGCGCTTGTGCGGCAATGGCCGAGCTGAGGCTTCCCTGGAATGGGCCGCCGAGAAGGCTCGGCCGGGCCGCGCAGCACGTGGACGTGAGCCTCCGCGCGGGGTGGCGTTTTACCCGTGAAACGCGCGAATGGTGATCGAAATCCGGCGTCCGCGTGCGCCCTTGGGCGCGGGCACTTCGTGGGTCCAGGCTCGATTCGTGTCCCATGGGAGCACGATGACCCCTGCATGAAGGGCGGGGACGTCCACGAACCCTTTTCCTCGCCACGGCCGCATTCGAAATACCCGCTCCTCGCCGAAGGAGATCGTGACGATCGGCGAGCCCTCGATGCGGTTGATGTCGCTGTCGCGGTGTTTTCCGATGTAATGCCCCTCCGCGCCGTCGTACCAGTTGAAGAGCAAGCCGTTCAGCCGCGGCTCGAATGTCGCGCGCGCCCAGCCGAGCCAGTCCTCCATCTCGGGCGTGAGCGGCAGCGCGCGATTCGTGTTGCCCGTGTAGCGGTAGTCCGCGCCGTACGCCTGTTGCCATCGCGGCGTGCGCACGAGGCGGCCGTGCATCTTGATCTCGTGAAACGCGTCGGGGTGCAGCGCCCAGAGCGCCTCGAGGCCGGTGGCATCCGGGACCAGGGCCTCCGGCAGGGCGCCGACCTCTACGTGGTGCGTCTCGTCGAGCGCGATCGTGCGGAGCGGGATCATGGGCTGATCATACGTTCAGACGATGGGGAGCACAAGCGAGTCGCTTGCGGGTGGTTGACCTCGCCCTTTCGAGTGGTTTTACTCCGGGCCCGGCCGCGTTCGGCTGAAGGAGGCTCGTTTCGATGGCGCTCACGTTCTACTACGGCTCCGGATCGCCGTACGCCTGGAAGGTATGGCTCGCGCTCGAGCACAAGAAGCTCGACTACGATTGGAAGCTGCTCTCGTTCGACCGCGGGGAGACGGGCACCCCCGAGTATCTCGCGATCAACCCGCGCGGAAAGGTGCCCGTCCTCGTGCATGACGGCCTCGTGATCGCCGAGTCGAACGCGATCGTCGAGTACCTTGAAGAGCGATTCCCCGACTCCCCGCTCTGGCCCCGCGACGTGGCCGCGCGCGCGCAGGCCCGACAGCTCGCCGCCGAGGCCGACGGCTACATCGCCCCGGTGCAGCGACGTCTGTTCCAGGAAACTTTGTACACCAAAGAAGAGGCGCGGGACGCGACCAAGATCGCCGAGGCCCAGGCGGCGATCCTCGATGAGCTCGCGCGATGGGAGGCCCGGCTCACGGGCGATTGGCTCGTGGGGGAGCTCTCGCTCGCCGATTTCGCGGTGTACCCGCACATCCGCGCCATCCGCCGCGTCGACGACCGGCTGCCCGCGCACGGCCTCGGTGACCGGTGGCCCGCCCGCATCGCCGTGTGGATGAAGCGCATCGAGGCATTGCCTTATTACGCGAAGACGATTCCC
Protein-coding sequences here:
- a CDS encoding cobalamin B12-binding domain-containing protein, yielding MFSEGKAHEGEGLQIDGWACHSTLPRASSVQHLRSPMDLDDLCAQFVKAQLAGDRREALRLVMEEGVGRGAPAAELSQHVLEAAQREIGLLWQDNRISVADEHLATAVAQVVLAHLYRLSPASPLIGKLVVFGCVEGEHHDFPARLAADALDLAGYEVRFLGADVPTESLVSMIHRERPDLVALSATMSFNLHSLRMTVARLRSDFGDALPILVGGAACSTLADPAGELGADEFARDARELIEVAGRLVARPASHVRHLALGGTA
- a CDS encoding glutathione S-transferase family protein, whose translation is MALTFYYGSGSPYAWKVWLALEHKKLDYDWKLLSFDRGETGTPEYLAINPRGKVPVLVHDGLVIAESNAIVEYLEERFPDSPLWPRDVAARAQARQLAAEADGYIAPVQRRLFQETLYTKEEARDATKIAEAQAAILDELARWEARLTGDWLVGELSLADFAVYPHIRAIRRVDDRLPAHGLGDRWPARIAVWMKRIEALPYYAKTIPPHWKG
- a CDS encoding response regulator, with protein sequence MNERTDARWLSESRELALACDALGVIQWADVRARNLLGAQPGAALTTLAVPGTEEKTQALLTRAVGSEIRGWELALLCHGKPATVSFSARPNGEGGVELFGFVYPEGYGGAIEQLSRALTEIVNLNREVVRQQREIEQQHAELTRTNRELDESNRGVVTLHAEIEEKADALRRTSEVRRRVLANVSHEFRTPLHSILGLSQLLLDGTDGPLSEEQQKQIRFIRTSAEELSQLVNDVLDLSKAEAGKLTLRADLFTVSDFFASLRGMLRPLLPSHPGVDLLFELPEGNITLETDRGKVAQILRNLITNALKFTEQGRVVASAVRRGDEVVFRVQDTGIGIAAEHFDRVFEEFGQIDGPVQRKHKGIGLGLALSRRLAELLGGTLTVESKLGEGSTFTLTIPATHPEVRELATLAARPLDPSRSPVLIVEDDRKTMFIYEKFLSLAGFQVVPARTVDDARKQLGTFRPAAIVLDIMLEGEATWDFLAEVKQSPETREIPVLVVTVINKEQRARALGADEFWLKPVDQDHLLRKLKSVARPGTPARLLVIDDDERARYLMRKLLEKTPYELIDARTGPEGVELAQKLRPEVILLDFLLKDVTAFDVLDDLKADPRTRSIPVVIVTSHVLEPSERERLVAETEAILSKDSLSRELAIHRIRDALRKAGVGTSSSTE
- a CDS encoding ATP-binding response regulator, whose amino-acid sequence is MQRNNGKAREHGGKILNVNDNEVARYLGTTMLRRAGLDVVEASSGMDALEMIHRAPPDVVVLDVKLPDIDGFEVCRRIKANPDTAGVKILHTSATFVSLDKKVQGLDIGADGYLTQPFEATELVATVRSLLRLAQAERELRARADRLAEADRRKDEFLAMLAHELRNPLAAITASLPLLEQRDAVNKGERRAREVLRRQTVHLARLVDDLLDVSRVTQGKIDLRLGPVDLKSLLARVVLTTRERSTNARGQTLTLALPDVPVQIRGDITRLEQIFTNLLDNASKYTDVGGHIRMRLDPITSGGATFARVTVRDDGVGIAADALPMIFGLFAQASVTLARSRGGLGIGLTLVRTLVELHSGQVEARSEGIGHGAEFEVRLPLLGVAEAGERASQRGTTELRRRRVCIVEDNVDAQQALGNLCEMWGHEVHAASDGIVGVGKVLELLPDVTLIDIGLPGIDGFEVVRRLRADPRGRGLWLVALTGYGSPEQRTSALAAGFDVHLVKPVEVHKLQELLDEGPPAVRASRL
- a CDS encoding aldo/keto reductase — its product is MHTRKLGPLTVSALGLGCMGMSDFYGPRDEAESIATIHRALDLGVNLLDTADMYGPFTNEELVGRAIAGRRGEVVLATKCGIVRDPNDTRVRGVNGTPAYIRNSCDASLRRLRVDVIDLYQLHRVDPKTPIEESVGAMADLVKAGKVRAIGLSEASAATLRRGHAVHPLASVQTEYSLWTRDPEDDILSVCRELGIGFLAYSPLGRGFLTGQIKRFEDLAPDDFRRSSPRFQGENFQKNLDLVAKVETIAAEKGVRASQLALAWVLVQGDFIVPIPGTKRRSYLEENIAAEAISLSADDLARLDAVMPRGAAAGARYAEVSMRLLNA
- a CDS encoding alpha-ketoglutarate-dependent dioxygenase AlkB, with amino-acid sequence MIPLRTIALDETHHVEVGALPEALVPDATGLEALWALHPDAFHEIKMHGRLVRTPRWQQAYGADYRYTGNTNRALPLTPEMEDWLGWARATFEPRLNGLLFNWYDGAEGHYIGKHRDSDINRIEGSPIVTISFGEERVFRMRPWRGKGFVDVPALHAGVIVLPWDTNRAWTHEVPAPKGARGRRISITIRAFHG